The following coding sequences are from one Dromaius novaehollandiae isolate bDroNov1 chromosome 22, bDroNov1.hap1, whole genome shotgun sequence window:
- the ARHGAP23 gene encoding rho GTPase-activating protein 23 isoform X3: MNGIAFCLVGIPPPSPAPTPGRRDGASPNDNAPPEEPFPWAGPKTVALRKSSQGGFGFTLRHFIVYPPESAVLSSAKEEENGNRAGPPRSRLEPMDTIFVKSVREDGPAHQAGLRTGDRLVRVNGESIIGKTYSQVIALIQNSDDMLELSIMPKDEDILQLAYSQDAYLKGNEPYCGGAQSIPEPPPVCYPRKTYPFQARAAPREAMLAEPPPGQPPDPRASRPPSSSPPGGARSEASREPGSGGPAPCTDELPPGTVPRGRPGSGPRAAASSPPERYGVPAKHLAEHRTHGPAVPSRQECQQALCRWFCSREARRSASEERRHAMPPRCRSVSHDRLGGAAPAPHGWPHSASHDTLLQPPRQGWAYRARSENHLGGYGRPAEAPEPGALLSPRSAWPPEKLCRAAPAPAAAGHPGQHSCAPSSSSSSSSSSREPAVQKHPSQPNLPSADDGGYIGYRSYSPSFQRRTGLLHALSCRDPRFGGLPTFSVPQRPGPQPAPCPDRAAPPRPGPPPAEAPAAQGPAKAESGTRAPEPPAEERREEVVLRQKPPTGRKMPPPLRQMNFVFPDDAKETDICDPPAGGRGERPVAERPGRRVAPLAAPEDSLASIPFIDEPTSPSIDLKAKHVPASSVVSSAMNSAPAISTSPSSPTFAFALGRHYSQDCSSIKASRRSSYLLAITTERSKSCDDGLNTFRDEGKILRRMPSRVPSLRMLRSFFTDGSLDSLGTSEDTRSKRHSTSDLSDVTFSDVRKEGWLHFKQILTKKGKDPGFASQALINKKLNDYRKVSPSGAKPDSSPKGSRGLGIRAEFLKPTGTSAPRSPRQDAAVTKDESSSQKAPWGINIMKKNKKSTPRAFGVRLEDCQPAPDNKNIPLIVEACCKVVEDRGLEYMGIYRVPGNNAVVSSLQEQLNKGAAEINLQDERWQDLNVISSLLKSFFRKLPEPLFTDDKYNDFIEANRIEDASERMRTLRKLIRDLPGHYYETLKFLVGHLKTIADHSEKNKMEPRNLALVFGPTLVRTSEDNMTDMVTHMPDRYKIVETLIQHSDWFFSDKEDKGEKTPVDEKEAQSVPNIEYLLPNIGRTAAPGDAADSTRSGSAQPKGTWPSRREPRRRELLAIPFVSAATRKRKKRREAECPGSSTDDDSEHGDAESRQPGAAAQPAAPEPGAEPAPDARSIVSGYSTLSTMDRSLCSEAPSAAESRGEEADDERSELSHVETDTESPRAAGAAVVPVPPGRPCFSSRRLVPCDTLARRKLEQLRLRLRADDAGVRLRRAASPESRRKKSSWRRHTVVVAPGGLRDLNCNEWKEQRGPEVPPAQRRGDRDSGLSSLESTKARPAPALPPEPPSPPGSPGPRAAGPGAPLRFQRPL; this comes from the exons CCGACGCCGGGCCGGAGAGATGGGGCCTCGCCGAACGACAACGCGCCCCCCGAGGAGCCCTTCCCCTGGGCGGGCCCGAAGACGGTGGCGCTGCGCAAGAGCTCGCAGGGGGGGTTCGGCTTCACCCTCCGCCACTTCATCGTCTACCCGCCGGAGTCGGCGGTGCTCTCCTCCGCCAAG gaggaggagaacggCAACCGCGCGG GTCCCCCCCGCAGCCGCCTGGAGCCCATGGACACCATCTTCGTGAAGAGCGTGCGGGAAGACGGGCCGGCGCACCAGGCCGGCCTGCGCACAG GAGACCGGCTGGTCCGGGTGAACGGGGAGAGCATCATCGGGAAAACCTACTCGCAGGTCATCGCCCTCATCCAGAACAG CGATGACATGCTGGAGCTCTCCATCATGCCCAAGGATGAAGACATCCTCCAGCTG GCCTATTCGCAGGACGCCTACCTGAAGGGCAACGAGCCGTACTGCGGGGGGGCCCAGAGCATCCCCGAGCCGCCCCCCGTCTGCTACCCGCGCAAGACCTACCCCTTCCaggcgcgggccgcgccgcgggaggCGATGCTCGCCGAGCCCCCCCCGGGCCAGCCGCCGGACCCGCGCGCCTCCCGCCCTCCCTCCTCGtccccccccggcggcgcccgcagcGAGGCCTCCCGggagccgggcagcggcggccccgcgccctgcACCGACGAGCTGCCGCCCGGCACCGtgccccgcggccggccgggctccggtccccgcgccgccgcctcctccccgcccgAGCGCTACGGCGTCCCGGCCAAGCACCTCGCGGAGCATCGGACTCACGGCCCGGCGGTGCCCAGCCGGCAGGAGTGCCAGCAAGCCCTGTGCCGCTGGTTTTGCAGCCGGGAAGCGCGGCGGAGCGCCTCGGAGGAGCGCCGGCACGCCAtgccgccccgctgccgcagcgTCTCCCACGACCGCctgggcggcgcggccccggcgccccacGGCTGGCCCCACAGCGCCTCGCACGACACCCTGCTGCAGCCGCCCCGCCAGGGCTGGGCGTACCGGGCCCGCTCCGAAAACCACCTGGGCGGCTACGGGCGTCCCGCCGAGGCGCCGGAGCCCGGCGCCCTGCTCTCCCCGCGCTCCGCCTGGCCGCCCGAGAAGCtctgccgggccgcgccggcgccggcggccgcggggcatcCCGGCCAGCACAGCTgcgcaccttcctcctcctcctcctcctcctcctcgtcccgCGAGCCGGCCGTGCAGAAGCACCCCTCGCAGCCCAACCTGCCGAGCGCGGACGACGGCGGCTACATCGGCTACCGGAGCTACAGCCCCTCCTTCCAGCGCCGCACCGGGCTGCTGCACGCGCTCTCCTGCCGCGACCCCCGTTTCGGCGGCCTCCCCACCTTCAGCGTGCCGCAGCGGCCGGGACCCCAGCCCGCGCCGTGCCCGGACagggcggcccccccgcgccccggccccccacccGCCGAGGCGCCCGCGGCCCAAGGGCCGGCGAAGGCGGAGAGCGGCACCCGAGCACCGGAGCCGCCGGCCGAGGAGCGCCGGGAGGAGGTGGTGCTCCGGCAGAAGCCGCCCACGGGGCGCAAGATGCCGCCTCCGCTGCGGCAGATGAACTTTGTCTTCCCCGACGACGCGAAGGAGACGGACATTTGCGACCCGCCGGCCGGTGGCAGAGGGGAGAGGCCGGTGGCCGAGCGGCCCGGCCGGCGCGTGGCCCCCTTGGCGGCCCCGGAGGACTCCCTGGCGTCCATCCCGTTCATCG ACGAACCCACCAGCCCCAGCATCGACCTGAAGGCCAAGCACGTGCCCGCCTCCTCGGTGGTCTCCAGCGCCATGAACTCGGCGCCCGCCATCAGCACCAGCCCCTCCTCGCCCACCTTCGCCTTCGCCCTGGGCCGGCACTACTCGCAGGACTGCA GCAGCATCAAGGCCAGCCGCCGCTCCTCCTACCTCCTGGCCATAACGACCGAGCGCTCCAAGTCGTGCGACGACGGTCTGAACACGTTCCGGGACGAGGGGAAGATCCTGAG GAGGATGCCGAGCCGGGTCCCCAGCCTGCGGATGCTGCGGAGCTTCTTCACCGACGGG TCTCTGGACAGCCTCGGTACGTCCGAAGACACCCGCTCCAAAAGGCACTCCACCTCCGACCTCTCGGACGTCACGTTCAGCGACGTGCGGAAAGAGGGCTGGCTCCACTTCAAGCAGATCCTCACCAAAAAGGGGAAG GACCCCGGTTTTGCCAGCCAGGCGCTTATCAACAAGAAGTTAAACGACTACCGGAAAGTGAG CCCCTCCGGCGCGAAGCCCGACTCGTCGCCCAAGGGCTCTCGCGGGCTGGGGATCAGAGCCGAGTTCCTGAAGCCGACGGGAACCAGCGCGCCCCGGTCCCCGAGGCAGGACGCAGCCGTCACGAAAG ATGAGAGCAGCTCCCAAAAAGCCCCTTGGGGCATCAACATCATGAAGAAGAACAAGAAATCCACCCCCCGAGCCTTCGGCGTGAGGCTGGAGGACTGCCAGCCCGCCCCGGACAACAAG AACATCCCCCTGATCGTCGAAGCCTGCTGCAAGGTGGTGGAGGACCGAGGCCTGGAGTACATGGGCATCTACCGGGTGCCCGGCAACAACGCCGTGGTGTCCAGCCTCCAGGAGCAGCTCAACAAGGGCGCTGCCGAGATCAACCTGCAGGACGAG CGGTGGCAGGATCTGAACGTCATTAGCAGCCTGCTGAAATCCTTCTTCCGAAAGCTCCCCGAGCCCCTCTTCACGGACG ATAAGTACAACGACTTCATCGAGGCCAACCGCATAGAGGACGCCAGCGAGAGGATGAGGACCTTGCGGAAACTG ATCCGGGACCTGCCAGGTCACTACTACGAGACGCTCAAGTTCCTGGTGGGCCACCTGAAGACCATCGCCGACCACTCGGAGAAGAACAAG ATGGAGCCCCGAAACCTGGCGCTGGTGTTCGGCCCCACGCTGGTGCGGACCTCCGAGGACAACATGACCGACATGGTGACGCACATGCCCGACCGCTACAAGATCGTGGAGACCCTCATCCAGCAC TCCGACTGGTTCTTCAGTGACAAAGAGGACAAGGGCGAGAAG ACGCCCGTGGACGAGAAGGAGGCTCAGTCCGTGCCCAACATCGAGTACCTGCTGCCCAACATCGGCAGGACCGCGGCGCCCGGTGACGCTGCAG ACTCGACCCGCAGCGGCTCGGCGCAGCCCAAG GGCACGTGGCCGTCGCGGAgggagccgcggcgccgggagcTGCTCGCCATCCCCTTCGTCTCGGCGGCCACCCGCAAGCGGAAGAAGCGGCGGGAGGCCGAGTGCCCGGGCAGCAGCACGGACGACGACTCGGAGCACGGGGACGCCGAGAGCCgccagcccggcgcggccgcccagCCCGCGGCGCCGGAGCCCGGGGCCGAGCCGGCGCCGGACGCCCGCTCCATCGTCTCGGGCTACTCCACGCTGTCCACCATGGACCGCAGCCTCTGCTCCGAGGCGCCGTCGGCGGCCGAGAGCCGGGGCGAGGAGGCGGACGACGAGCGCAGCGAGCTCAGCCACGTGGAGACGGACACGGAgagcccgcgggcggcgggcgccgcggtggtgccggtgccgccggggcGTCCCTGCTTCAGCTCCCGCCGCCTCGTGCCCTGCGACACGCTGGCCCGCAGGAAGCTGGAGcagctgcggctgcggctgcgcgCCGACGACGCCGGCGTCCgcctgcgccgcgccgcctcgcccgAGAGCCGCCGCAAGAAGAGCAGCTGGCGCCGGCACACGGTGGTGGTGGCACCCGGCGGCCTCAGGGACCTCAACTGCAACGAGTGGAAGGAGCAGCGGGGCCCGGAGGTGCCCCCGGCGCAGCGCCGGGGCGACAGGGACTCGGGGCTcagcagcctggagtccaccaaagcccggccggcgccggcgctgccccccgagcccccaagccccccgggcagccccggcccccgggctgccggccccggtgcccccctgCGCTTCCAGCGGCCTCTCTga
- the ARHGAP23 gene encoding rho GTPase-activating protein 23 isoform X5 — MNGIAFCLVGIPPPSPAPTPGRRDGASPNDNAPPEEPFPWAGPKTVALRKSSQGGFGFTLRHFIVYPPESAVLSSAKEEENGNRAGPPRSRLEPMDTIFVKSVREDGPAHQAGLRTGDRLVRVNGESIIGKTYSQVIALIQNSDDMLELSIMPKDEDILQLAYSQDAYLKGNEPYCGGAQSIPEPPPVCYPRKTYPFQARAAPREAMLAEPPPGQPPDPRASRPPSSSPPGGARSEASREPGSGGPAPCTDELPPGTVPRGRPGSGPRAAASSPPERYGVPAKHLAEHRTHGPAVPSRQECQQALCRWFCSREARRSASEERRHAMPPRCRSVSHDRLGGAAPAPHGWPHSASHDTLLQPPRQGWAYRARSENHLGGYGRPAEAPEPGALLSPRSAWPPEKLCRAAPAPAAAGHPGQHSCAPSSSSSSSSSSREPAVQKHPSQPNLPSADDGGYIGYRSYSPSFQRRTGLLHALSCRDPRFGGLPTFSVPQRPGPQPAPCPDRAAPPRPGPPPAEAPAAQGPAKAESGTRAPEPPAEERREEVVLRQKPPTGRKMPPPLRQMNFVFPDDAKETDICDPPAGGRGERPVAERPGRRVAPLAAPEDSLASIPFIDEPTSPSIDLKAKHVPASSVVSSAMNSAPAISTSPSSPTFAFALGRHYSQDCSSIKASRRSSYLLAITTERSKSCDDGLNTFRDEGKILRRMPSRVPSLRMLRSFFTDGSLDSLGTSEDTRSKRHSTSDLSDVTFSDVRKEGWLHFKQILTKKGKKVGGGMRQWKRVFAVLRTHSLYLCKDRREAVTCAPPPPGEEEQPISIRACLVDISYSETKRKHVFRLTTADFCEYLFQAEDREDMLAWIKVIRENGKAEGEDPGFASQALINKKLNDYRKVSPSGAKPDSSPKGSRGLGIRAEFLKPTGTSAPRSPRQDAAVTKDESSSQKAPWGINIMKKNKKSTPRAFGVRLEDCQPAPDNKNIPLIVEACCKVVEDRGLEYMGIYRVPGNNAVVSSLQEQLNKGAAEINLQDERWQDLNVISSLLKSFFRKLPEPLFTDDKYNDFIEANRIEDASERMRTLRKLIRDLPGHYYETLKFLVGHLKTIADHSEKNKMEPRNLALVFGPTLVRTSEDNMTDMVTHMPDRYKIVETLIQHSDWFFSDKEDKGEKTPVDEKEAQSVPNIEYLLPNIGRTAAPGDAAADLLES, encoded by the exons CCGACGCCGGGCCGGAGAGATGGGGCCTCGCCGAACGACAACGCGCCCCCCGAGGAGCCCTTCCCCTGGGCGGGCCCGAAGACGGTGGCGCTGCGCAAGAGCTCGCAGGGGGGGTTCGGCTTCACCCTCCGCCACTTCATCGTCTACCCGCCGGAGTCGGCGGTGCTCTCCTCCGCCAAG gaggaggagaacggCAACCGCGCGG GTCCCCCCCGCAGCCGCCTGGAGCCCATGGACACCATCTTCGTGAAGAGCGTGCGGGAAGACGGGCCGGCGCACCAGGCCGGCCTGCGCACAG GAGACCGGCTGGTCCGGGTGAACGGGGAGAGCATCATCGGGAAAACCTACTCGCAGGTCATCGCCCTCATCCAGAACAG CGATGACATGCTGGAGCTCTCCATCATGCCCAAGGATGAAGACATCCTCCAGCTG GCCTATTCGCAGGACGCCTACCTGAAGGGCAACGAGCCGTACTGCGGGGGGGCCCAGAGCATCCCCGAGCCGCCCCCCGTCTGCTACCCGCGCAAGACCTACCCCTTCCaggcgcgggccgcgccgcgggaggCGATGCTCGCCGAGCCCCCCCCGGGCCAGCCGCCGGACCCGCGCGCCTCCCGCCCTCCCTCCTCGtccccccccggcggcgcccgcagcGAGGCCTCCCGggagccgggcagcggcggccccgcgccctgcACCGACGAGCTGCCGCCCGGCACCGtgccccgcggccggccgggctccggtccccgcgccgccgcctcctccccgcccgAGCGCTACGGCGTCCCGGCCAAGCACCTCGCGGAGCATCGGACTCACGGCCCGGCGGTGCCCAGCCGGCAGGAGTGCCAGCAAGCCCTGTGCCGCTGGTTTTGCAGCCGGGAAGCGCGGCGGAGCGCCTCGGAGGAGCGCCGGCACGCCAtgccgccccgctgccgcagcgTCTCCCACGACCGCctgggcggcgcggccccggcgccccacGGCTGGCCCCACAGCGCCTCGCACGACACCCTGCTGCAGCCGCCCCGCCAGGGCTGGGCGTACCGGGCCCGCTCCGAAAACCACCTGGGCGGCTACGGGCGTCCCGCCGAGGCGCCGGAGCCCGGCGCCCTGCTCTCCCCGCGCTCCGCCTGGCCGCCCGAGAAGCtctgccgggccgcgccggcgccggcggccgcggggcatcCCGGCCAGCACAGCTgcgcaccttcctcctcctcctcctcctcctcctcgtcccgCGAGCCGGCCGTGCAGAAGCACCCCTCGCAGCCCAACCTGCCGAGCGCGGACGACGGCGGCTACATCGGCTACCGGAGCTACAGCCCCTCCTTCCAGCGCCGCACCGGGCTGCTGCACGCGCTCTCCTGCCGCGACCCCCGTTTCGGCGGCCTCCCCACCTTCAGCGTGCCGCAGCGGCCGGGACCCCAGCCCGCGCCGTGCCCGGACagggcggcccccccgcgccccggccccccacccGCCGAGGCGCCCGCGGCCCAAGGGCCGGCGAAGGCGGAGAGCGGCACCCGAGCACCGGAGCCGCCGGCCGAGGAGCGCCGGGAGGAGGTGGTGCTCCGGCAGAAGCCGCCCACGGGGCGCAAGATGCCGCCTCCGCTGCGGCAGATGAACTTTGTCTTCCCCGACGACGCGAAGGAGACGGACATTTGCGACCCGCCGGCCGGTGGCAGAGGGGAGAGGCCGGTGGCCGAGCGGCCCGGCCGGCGCGTGGCCCCCTTGGCGGCCCCGGAGGACTCCCTGGCGTCCATCCCGTTCATCG ACGAACCCACCAGCCCCAGCATCGACCTGAAGGCCAAGCACGTGCCCGCCTCCTCGGTGGTCTCCAGCGCCATGAACTCGGCGCCCGCCATCAGCACCAGCCCCTCCTCGCCCACCTTCGCCTTCGCCCTGGGCCGGCACTACTCGCAGGACTGCA GCAGCATCAAGGCCAGCCGCCGCTCCTCCTACCTCCTGGCCATAACGACCGAGCGCTCCAAGTCGTGCGACGACGGTCTGAACACGTTCCGGGACGAGGGGAAGATCCTGAG GAGGATGCCGAGCCGGGTCCCCAGCCTGCGGATGCTGCGGAGCTTCTTCACCGACGGG TCTCTGGACAGCCTCGGTACGTCCGAAGACACCCGCTCCAAAAGGCACTCCACCTCCGACCTCTCGGACGTCACGTTCAGCGACGTGCGGAAAGAGGGCTGGCTCCACTTCAAGCAGATCCTCACCAAAAAGGGGAAG AAAGTTGGCGGAGGCATGCGGCAGTGGAAGCGCGTCTTCGCCGTTCTGCGCACCCACTCGCTTTACCTGTGCAAGGACAGGCGGGAGGCGGTGACCTGCGCCCCACCACCCCCAGGTGAGGAGGAGCAGCCGATCAGCATCCGAGCGTGCCTGGTGGACATTTCCTACAGCGAGACCAAGAGGAAGCACGTCTTCCGGCTGACGACCGCTGACTTCTGTGAATATCTCTTTCAGGCAGAGGATCGGGAAGACATGCTGGCCTGGATCAAAGTCATCAGGGAGAACGGCAAGGCCGAGGGCGAG GACCCCGGTTTTGCCAGCCAGGCGCTTATCAACAAGAAGTTAAACGACTACCGGAAAGTGAG CCCCTCCGGCGCGAAGCCCGACTCGTCGCCCAAGGGCTCTCGCGGGCTGGGGATCAGAGCCGAGTTCCTGAAGCCGACGGGAACCAGCGCGCCCCGGTCCCCGAGGCAGGACGCAGCCGTCACGAAAG ATGAGAGCAGCTCCCAAAAAGCCCCTTGGGGCATCAACATCATGAAGAAGAACAAGAAATCCACCCCCCGAGCCTTCGGCGTGAGGCTGGAGGACTGCCAGCCCGCCCCGGACAACAAG AACATCCCCCTGATCGTCGAAGCCTGCTGCAAGGTGGTGGAGGACCGAGGCCTGGAGTACATGGGCATCTACCGGGTGCCCGGCAACAACGCCGTGGTGTCCAGCCTCCAGGAGCAGCTCAACAAGGGCGCTGCCGAGATCAACCTGCAGGACGAG CGGTGGCAGGATCTGAACGTCATTAGCAGCCTGCTGAAATCCTTCTTCCGAAAGCTCCCCGAGCCCCTCTTCACGGACG ATAAGTACAACGACTTCATCGAGGCCAACCGCATAGAGGACGCCAGCGAGAGGATGAGGACCTTGCGGAAACTG ATCCGGGACCTGCCAGGTCACTACTACGAGACGCTCAAGTTCCTGGTGGGCCACCTGAAGACCATCGCCGACCACTCGGAGAAGAACAAG ATGGAGCCCCGAAACCTGGCGCTGGTGTTCGGCCCCACGCTGGTGCGGACCTCCGAGGACAACATGACCGACATGGTGACGCACATGCCCGACCGCTACAAGATCGTGGAGACCCTCATCCAGCAC TCCGACTGGTTCTTCAGTGACAAAGAGGACAAGGGCGAGAAG ACGCCCGTGGACGAGAAGGAGGCTCAGTCCGTGCCCAACATCGAGTACCTGCTGCCCAACATCGGCAGGACCGCGGCGCCCGGTGACGCTGCAG cggACCTCCTCGAGAGCTAG